AGGAGGCACACCATCGGTTGATCGTGGTCGCGGGGGTCCCTTCCCCGAGCTCCGAGAGGAGCGCGATCACGCGCGCGACGTTGTTGTCCTGTTCCTTGCGCTGCTGGGCGATCCCCCACATCAGGTCGTCGATCTGGTCGGCCGACAGTCCCGTCTCCGCGAGCACGTGATCGATCAGCGTGACCGACAGGTCCTCCGTTCTGGTCTCCGCGAACACGCCGTCCTCCCGTCCCTGGGGGGTTCGGTACGCCGCCGCAACGACCGGTGTGGTATCGTCACTCATGTACGGGGGAGTCGTCCCTCACGGTCTTAAAGAGGGATGGAACGTGAAGGAATGGAAAACGAGTTTTCGATTTAGTCGGCGACGGACGCTATCAACGTGAGTGAGAGGGATCTATCGGTTATCGGTACGTCATGTCCGCCGAGAGCGACACCGATCCGCGAACCGGCAATTTTCTCGTGCTCAAATATGATATTTGAAAACTCGGTCGATAGACTAATGTTAATGCTATCACCAGTTGAGAGCACTCGATAGCCTTATCGATTCCAAAAAAACGGTCGTCGTGGAATGCAGGGGACTATGAAAGAACACGGACCGGAGAGAGATAGCGATTATCGACTGCTGGTGGTCGACGACCAGACGGCGATCCGCGACCTGCTGGAACATCGGCTCGAAACCGAGGGATTCGACGTCGAGACGGTGTCCGACGGACGGTCGGCGCTAGATCAACTCCGCGAGGAGGGGACCGCCTTTGATGCCGTCGTGCTCGACGTTTCGATGCCGAACATGGACGGCTTCGAGACGCTCCGCCGGATCCAGAACCTGGACCGCCCGCCGCTCACGATGATGGTGAGCGGGCGCAAAAGCGAACGCGAACAGATACGGGCGTTCGAACTCGGAGCCGTCGACTACGTGACGAAACCGTTCAAACCACGCGTGCTCGTCGTTCGACTCGAAAGTCATCTGGATCGCTACTGGGGGAACGCGCCGGGCTCGGACGGGGACTCGACGGCGCGAAAAGCGACGGAGGAAGAGACAACGGCGAAGACAACATCAGCGGCGGAAACAGGCTCCGAACCGGAAACAGACGCCGAAACAGAGGACAGTGAGGGAGACGACTGGCCAGGCTCCTGGACACCCGGAGTGGAGGGCGACCAATGACGCTGATATCGGCGACAGATGCGCCGGCGGCTGGGGTGCCGGCGACAGGGACCCCGACGCCAGTCGTTCCCGCACAGGCGCTAGACGCACATCTCCCGCTGGAAATTGTCATCTGGGCAGGGGTCATCGTGCTGGCGCTTTTGATCGTGTCAGGGACGATGACACTCGGGAAGTCGATCTCGGAATACTACGCCGATCGTCGCCGCGAGGCCGTCGAGCAGGCGGTCAGAACCCAGTTGTACGAGCGGATCGACGCCGACAACCCGAGGAGCCCAGAAGATGACGACGAGTCCGGGAGAGACGGACAGTCCGACCTGGAGTCGTGGATAACGTCGCTCTCGGAGACGGAGCGCGACGTCCTGGAATCCCAGATCCGCGATCTCGTGGGGGTGATCTCCGGAAGCGACCGCGATCGGCTCGTCGAGATGGCGGAGCTACTCGGGCTCCGGGAGGAAGCCGTGGCGGGGATCGAGTCGGGCAACCGCCACGAGCGGCTCCGGGGACTGTCGACGATTCTCGCGTTCGACTGGACGCTCGAGACCGAGTGGCTCGCCGACACCCTCGGGGACAGCCGGGCCGAACGCGAGGCGGCGATCCGTCTCCTCGCGGTGCAGCCGACCGAAGACGACCGCTGGCTCGGAACCGACCTCGCGTTCGCAGGGGGACAGCTGTCTATCTACGGCGTCGACTCGCTGTTCCGACTCGTGCGGACTGACCCTGCACCGCTGTTGCACCACCTCGACCGGGGAGAGATCGAGGACACAGAGCTGCTGGTACAGGCACTGCTCGTCGTCGGTCACGCAAAGACGACGACGGGCGATCCGCCGATGGAGGGAGTGGTGCGCCTGCTGGACCACGACAGTGCCCCAGTTCGGGCGGAGGCGTGCCGGGCGCTGGGTGGCTACGGCTGGCGCGAGAACATCCGGAACGTGGTGGACGTGGGTGCACTGGCGTCGGATCCCGACCCGAAGGTCCGCATCGGGATCTATCGGACGCTCGTCGAGTGGAGGGACCGCGACGCGGTGGACCAGCTTGTGGAAGCGGCCCAGCGGGAGACCGATCCGCGGGCGAAGCTTACCGCGCTCCGGGGGCTCGGCGATGAGGCGGCATGGGTGCTCGAGACGGACCTCGATCGCAAGTCGGCCGCCAGATTGCAGCCGTGGATCGATGTCGAGGGAACCCTGCAGCCGCGGCGGGACACAGTACTCTAAGATCGTGATCTACAATGCTCCGTGAACTCTTCGCGACACTGCTCGTCTCCTCGGCGCTCGTGGTTCTCGTTTTGTACATCGTGATCAACGGCTACTACTTGCTGATACACGTGCTGTCACTCTTCCAGCTCCGCGACGAATACCGAACGCGGCAGTCGGACCCCGCGTACGGTACGTACGAGAGTCCGTTCTTGCCGGGGATTGCAGTGATCGTCCCGGCGTACAACGAGGAGGCGACCATCGTCGACAGCGTCCGGTCGCTCCTGGATCAAAGCTACCCCGAGCGAAGCGTGATCGTCGTCAACGACGGCTCCGAGGACGCCACACTCGATCGTCTCCGGGAGGCGTACGACCTCGAGAAGATCCACGACCGGGCACCCTGGGACCTGCCCTGTGAGCAAGTCCACGGGGTGTATCACTCGGTGAGCGTCGACGATCTCCTGGTGATCGACAAGGAGAACGGCGGGAAAAGCGACGCCTTGAACGCCGGGATCGGGCTCACGGAGCAACCGCTGTTCTGTTCGATCGACGCCGACTCGCTGATCGACAGGGACGGGCTCTGGCACGTCGTGCGGCCGTTCCTGGCACACCCATCCGAAACCGTGGCGTCGGGCGGGGTCGTCCGGGTGGCAAACGACTGCGAGATCGAGGGCGGGCAAGTGCTCGAGGCGAACGTCTCGGAACGGTCGCTGATCGGGCTCCAGGAGATCGAGTATCTCCGGGCGTTTTACTCCGGCCGGCTCGGACTCGACCGGCTCCGGAGCCTGCTGGTCATTTCGGGGACGTTCGGCCTGTTCGAAACCGAGGCGGTGCGGGAGATCGACGGCTACGCCACCGACATCGTCACCGAGGACCTGGATCTGGTGGTGCGGCTCCACCGACAGATGCTCGAGAACGATCGGCCGTATCGGGTCGAGTTCGTCCCGGAACCGGTGGTCTGGACCCAGGTGCCGGAGACGCTTGCGGATCTGAGCACACAGCGCCGACGGTGGTACCGCGGACTGCTGGAGGTGTTCGCGCGGAACCGCGACATGATCGGCAACCCCAACTACGGCGTCGTCGGGACGGTGGCGATGCCACTGTACCTGCTTTCGGAGGGAATCGGGCCGCTGATCGAAACGTACGGCTACGTTGTGGTGCCGGTCGCGTTCGCGCTGGGGATGGTGAACCTCGAGTTCTTCGCTTTCTTCCTGCTTGTGATCGTCGGCTTCGGGGTGTTCCTGTCGTGGTTCGGCGTCTTCAGCGAGGTGTGGAGCTACCGGCGGTACGACGACCCGCGCGAGATTGCGATCCTCCTGGGGAACGCTGTGATCGAGAACGTGGGCTACCGACAGTGGAAGGCGTTCGTCTCCACGAGGGGTTTTCTGGAGTTCCTCCGGAACGACACCTCCTGGGGGGCGATCGAGCGGCAGTCGTTTTCAGACGAGACGGCGGAACCGAACCCGAACGTGGAGCCTGACGTGGATGCCGACATTGATGTCGAGGGATGAGGCGGCGTGCACGTCTCGGGGTTGCGTCTATCCCTGCTGGCGTATCCCGTCTTCGACGCGCTTAAACGACTCGGCCGTGTAATTCGGTAGGATGAACGACCCCGCTCTCGACGTGGTCGAGTTTGTGTTGACGGCTCACTGTTACACCGAAAACCGTCAACTCGAGGAGAGCGACCTGCCGCCGCGGTTCCGCCAGGTGTTCTGGTCGGACGGCGAGATCGAACGGCCGCTCCGACCGACGGAAGCAACGACAAAGACCGCAACCGGCGTCGAGCGCCCCTGGGAGGCGATCTCGGATCTGCTGTTTACCGGCCGCGAGGAGTTCTCCGGCGAGTTACAGCTCACCCAGTCGGAGATGGCACTCGAGTGGTTCCTCGAGCGCACTGACCCCGAGCGTCTCCGGACGAACCCGACGCTCGCGTTCGCGGCCGAAGCGTTCCTGGAGGGGGAAGCGCCGGCGGACGTCGACCCCGAGGTCGCCGAGATCACCCACGAACAGGCCCAGGAGAACGTCCGGCCGATCCAGGCCGACCGGGTGTGGATCGACTCGCTGCTCGAGGAGTACTTCGACGAGGAGGAGGACGCCGAGATGCTCGATCTGGTCACTATCAAGGCGCCCGAGGAGATCGAAACCACGCTCTCGGATCTGGTGTTGACTGAAGACCAGGAAGACGAGATCGCAAAGCTGGTGCAGGCGATCGAACACCGCGATTACCTCGCCTCGATCGGGCTGCGAGAGATCGGCAAACTGCTGTTTGTCGGCCCACCCGGAACCGGAAAGACGACGATTTCCAGGGCACTGGCCCACGAACTCGGCCTGCCGTTCGTCGAGGTCAAGCTCTCGATGATCACCTCCCAGTACCTCGGCGAGACCGCCAAGAACGTCGAGAAGACCTTCGAGGTCGCGAAGCGACTCTCCCCGTGTATCCTCTTCATCGACGAGTTCGACTCCGTGGCGAAAACCCGGCGCAGCGACGAACACGCTGCCCTCAAACGGGCCGTGAACACCCTGCTCAAAAGCATCGACGAGGTGTCGCTGATCCGCGACGAGGTGCTTTTGATCGGCGCCACCAACCACCCCGACCAGCTGGACGCCGCCGCCTGGCGCCGGTTCGACGAGATTGTCAACTTCCCGCGGCCCGACGAGGGGATGCGTGCGGACATTCTCCGGGTGATCACCCGCGAGATGGAGATCGCCTCCTTCGATCCCGCGGAGGTCGCCGCCCGGACCGAAGGCCTCACCGGCTCGGACCTCCGGATGGTGATGCGGGAGGCCGTCCTCGAGGCGCTCGTGGAGGGACGCCGCGAACTCACTCAGGACGACGTCCTCGCGGCCGTCGAGGACTTCGAGGAGCGCGACAACCTCAAGAACATGGACATGATCGAGGGCGAGGGGGCCGCGATCACCGGCGCCTCGGGCGGTTCAGCTGGCGGGAAGGGTCACGGTGACGACCACGACCACGATCACGACCACGACCACGACCACGATACGGCGAACGGAGAGGGTCCCGATTCGAAGATGTCGGCCGAGCAGCGGCAGGATCCGGCGCAGCACTGATGCGCGTTACGCTGCTTGGAACCGGCGACACGACGGGCACGCCGACCGTCGGCTGTGACTGTGACACCTGCAGCCTCGCCCGGGAGCGGGGCATCTCCAGGACCCGGTTTTCGGTCCACGTCGAAAACGAGCGGACCGGCGAGTCGCTGCTGGTCGACGTGAGCCCGGACTTCCGGACGCAAATGCTCCGTCAGGGGGTTTCGCTCCCCGACGCCGCGATCGTCACCCACATCCACTTCGATCACCTCGACGGGCTCGGCAACGTCTACCGGACGATCGACGACCT
The Halalkaliarchaeum desulfuricum DNA segment above includes these coding regions:
- a CDS encoding HEAT repeat domain-containing protein — protein: MTLISATDAPAAGVPATGTPTPVVPAQALDAHLPLEIVIWAGVIVLALLIVSGTMTLGKSISEYYADRRREAVEQAVRTQLYERIDADNPRSPEDDDESGRDGQSDLESWITSLSETERDVLESQIRDLVGVISGSDRDRLVEMAELLGLREEAVAGIESGNRHERLRGLSTILAFDWTLETEWLADTLGDSRAEREAAIRLLAVQPTEDDRWLGTDLAFAGGQLSIYGVDSLFRLVRTDPAPLLHHLDRGEIEDTELLVQALLVVGHAKTTTGDPPMEGVVRLLDHDSAPVRAEACRALGGYGWRENIRNVVDVGALASDPDPKVRIGIYRTLVEWRDRDAVDQLVEAAQRETDPRAKLTALRGLGDEAAWVLETDLDRKSAARLQPWIDVEGTLQPRRDTVL
- a CDS encoding response regulator transcription factor, coding for MKEHGPERDSDYRLLVVDDQTAIRDLLEHRLETEGFDVETVSDGRSALDQLREEGTAFDAVVLDVSMPNMDGFETLRRIQNLDRPPLTMMVSGRKSEREQIRAFELGAVDYVTKPFKPRVLVVRLESHLDRYWGNAPGSDGDSTARKATEEETTAKTTSAAETGSEPETDAETEDSEGDDWPGSWTPGVEGDQ
- a CDS encoding ATP-binding protein — its product is MNDPALDVVEFVLTAHCYTENRQLEESDLPPRFRQVFWSDGEIERPLRPTEATTKTATGVERPWEAISDLLFTGREEFSGELQLTQSEMALEWFLERTDPERLRTNPTLAFAAEAFLEGEAPADVDPEVAEITHEQAQENVRPIQADRVWIDSLLEEYFDEEEDAEMLDLVTIKAPEEIETTLSDLVLTEDQEDEIAKLVQAIEHRDYLASIGLREIGKLLFVGPPGTGKTTISRALAHELGLPFVEVKLSMITSQYLGETAKNVEKTFEVAKRLSPCILFIDEFDSVAKTRRSDEHAALKRAVNTLLKSIDEVSLIRDEVLLIGATNHPDQLDAAAWRRFDEIVNFPRPDEGMRADILRVITREMEIASFDPAEVAARTEGLTGSDLRMVMREAVLEALVEGRRELTQDDVLAAVEDFEERDNLKNMDMIEGEGAAITGASGGSAGGKGHGDDHDHDHDHDHDHDTANGEGPDSKMSAEQRQDPAQH
- a CDS encoding glycosyltransferase family 2 protein, whose product is MLRELFATLLVSSALVVLVLYIVINGYYLLIHVLSLFQLRDEYRTRQSDPAYGTYESPFLPGIAVIVPAYNEEATIVDSVRSLLDQSYPERSVIVVNDGSEDATLDRLREAYDLEKIHDRAPWDLPCEQVHGVYHSVSVDDLLVIDKENGGKSDALNAGIGLTEQPLFCSIDADSLIDRDGLWHVVRPFLAHPSETVASGGVVRVANDCEIEGGQVLEANVSERSLIGLQEIEYLRAFYSGRLGLDRLRSLLVISGTFGLFETEAVREIDGYATDIVTEDLDLVVRLHRQMLENDRPYRVEFVPEPVVWTQVPETLADLSTQRRRWYRGLLEVFARNRDMIGNPNYGVVGTVAMPLYLLSEGIGPLIETYGYVVVPVAFALGMVNLEFFAFFLLVIVGFGVFLSWFGVFSEVWSYRRYDDPREIAILLGNAVIENVGYRQWKAFVSTRGFLEFLRNDTSWGAIERQSFSDETAEPNPNVEPDVDADIDVEG